In Candidatus Hydrogenedens sp., the genomic stretch ATACATTTATCCTATAAATAATTGTAAAGAAAATGAAATTTTAACACTACATTATAAAATCATAGATGCCCATAAAAAATATGAAAAAATAATGCAAGAGAAAAAAGAATGACAGGAAATAAATTGTTAGAGATAAAAATTGAAAAAGTTGTAAATGGGGGATATGGTTTAGGAAAGATAGATGGTTTGGTTCACCTCATTCCCTTTGCATTTCCCGGAGATGTTGTTTTGATAGCACCAATTCAAAAACAGAAGAACTTAGTTTGGGCAGAAATAAAAAGCATAATTAAAGAATCTCCATATAGAAAAGCAAAATTGTGTCCACAAATGGGAAATTGCGGAGCCTGTATGTGGGGAATGTTAGATTATCATAAACAAATCGAACTTAAAAAACAATTGATAGAAGAAAATATTGAGAGAAGTTTAAAAGGGAAAAAAGTAAATGTAGAAATAATCTATGACGAAAATAATCAATATCATTATAGAACACGGGTTATATACCATGGAGATGGGAAAAATTTGGGATTTTTTAAGTTTCATACAAAACAAATAGTTGATGTATCCCAATGTGTGATAACGAACAAGGAAATAGAAACAATAAGAAGAAAATTAACACAAAATAATATACATAAAGATATATGCATAACAATAAATCCAGATACAAATAAATATATGCTATATCCACCGTATATAAACAAATATATGTTTAATGACAGCAATAATCATCAAATAAAAATAATGGATAACTCTGAAGATTATTTCCTCTATGAGAATGTCCCTATTGTAAATGGATGCTTTTCACAAAATAGTCTTATACTTAATAAAATATTAAAAAATGAGGTCAAAAAGATTATAAAGAATGACCAAAAAATATTAGATCTATATTGTGGTAGTGGCAACTTTACAATAGATTTAGATAAGGAAAGATATGTTGTCGGAATAGATATAGACCCTATTGCTATAAAAAGAGCGAAAGAATTTACAACATTTAAATATCAAGTCGGCGATGAAAATGAGATGCGTAAATATTTAATGAATGAAAATTGGGACACGGTTTTACTTGACCCTCCAAGAACAGGAGCAAAAAAATTAATTCCTTATTTAAAAGAAGCGAAATCAAAAAAAATCGTATATATTTCTTGTGAGACTGTAAACATGTGTCGAGATATAAAAGAATTAAGTCAAAAGGGATGGACAATAGAAAAATTAATCGGTGTAGATATGTTCCCACATACCCCACATATCGAAAGCATAGTAATATTAAAAAGATAAAAATACCCCGCAGGTAATATATTCTATTGTGGGTTATTATTGTTCACAGCGGGATTTTTTAAAGAAATAAATATCTTGTCGTATTTATATGTAATTTGAATGTTTGGACATGCCGTTGCGAAATCTGTTTGTAAAAATTTATAGAGCGATGTTCCTGCAGGAATATCAAAACTCTTTTTTCTCTCTTCA encodes the following:
- a CDS encoding methyltransferase domain-containing protein, which encodes MTGNKLLEIKIEKVVNGGYGLGKIDGLVHLIPFAFPGDVVLIAPIQKQKNLVWAEIKSIIKESPYRKAKLCPQMGNCGACMWGMLDYHKQIELKKQLIEENIERSLKGKKVNVEIIYDENNQYHYRTRVIYHGDGKNLGFFKFHTKQIVDVSQCVITNKEIETIRRKLTQNNIHKDICITINPDTNKYMLYPPYINKYMFNDSNNHQIKIMDNSEDYFLYENVPIVNGCFSQNSLILNKILKNEVKKIIKNDQKILDLYCGSGNFTIDLDKERYVVGIDIDPIAIKRAKEFTTFKYQVGDENEMRKYLMNENWDTVLLDPPRTGAKKLIPYLKEAKSKKIVYISCETVNMCRDIKELSQKGWTIEKLIGVDMFPHTPHIESIVILKR